The window AGCTCTCCCACCCGGGACCTCATTTTCTCCATATCAACCTTCAGGACTTGGTTCTCCCGAACCACCGAGACCCACCCGTCTCTCTGGACTATTTGACCTGCCATGTCACTTGGGACAATGGCACCTGCCTGAGTCCCACTTTCAGTGTCTAGGATATGGAGACAGCCTGCTAAGGCTGTTCTCAACTGCATCTGCTCGAAGAAGAGGACCTGAAGGACGACCCTGAGGGGTAATCGGTTATTTTGTGAAGCGTGCGCACAAGCATCGATTGAGAGCTTCTGATAGTCAATGATGTTGCagagttcttccttctctttgTCAGAGAGCCAAGGGTGTGCCTGCAACAACACCATAGATTAATGTTCACAATTGCAAAGGCTCTTAACTCGATCATTCCATAACAAAGATTCATACCTTGAAATAGATATCGACAGCCCTATAAAGTCCGTCGTGCAAAGTTCTAGATGATTCAGGAAGAGCCTCGGCAAGATAACGGATCTTATGAGGCTTCAGATTCACATCAGAAGCGACCTCAGCTAAGTAAGCATCAATCAACTTTGCGACTTCCGTTAATGGCCCGGAAGAAGGAGACACTTCCATGTCACATGATGATGGAGAGAAAGATGTTGCGTTCGATTCCAAGGATACAAAATAATGGACGATTCGTTCGACAGTGTCAGTGTCATACAAGGTGTCAGAATCTGAGCTATAAGACGGAATGAGAAGACCCTCAAGGGTTGCCAGTTCCAACTGCATCCCCACTGCCCTCTCCAACGAGTCCTTGCACGCCCGATCAACATCCAGAATAGAAGCAACTCGGAGAAGTCCCAAGAGGAATCGACAATATGATTTCCCCTTCTTGTTAGGGAGAAGCCTCACAATGCTCTCCAATAGTACCCGCTGGTCTACTGTAAGTGGGACCAGGCTAAAACTGGTGACAGTTCGAGCTTTCCCGCTCGGCCCAGTGGGCCACCGTCCTAGACCAGGCAAGTACTTCCTGGCATAATACATGACCGCATTAGCGAGATTCTCTTCCCTAATACCTCTTGCTGCCATAGCCTTTATAAGCCTCTCAAACAGGGCCACATTGAGATACGAGATGTCCTCGACCCACCAGTCAGAGTCTGAGCTTCGTATCCTCGCTCCTGTGTTTATCCCGTTCCATAGTATGCTTCCACCTGGGCTCTGAAGCCTCCCATACATCATCATAGGCCATCCAAAGAGGCTTGGGTCCGTGCACACCATAATCGAGATCGCATCCAAACATTTGCCGACAATTTGGAGTTTCTCGGCTGTAGCAATTACGGGTTCAGCGCCTTGAAGAGCAAGTATACAGTCCTTCCAGTTTTTCAGAACATGTTTGTGAAAATAGCTCTCACACTCAGACAAAAGGTTTCCTTCTCCATACTCATCTGTCATTTTGAGGAAGTCTGCTGCACAATAGACTGGAACTATGTTTCTTGGAGTCAAATCAAACCTCATCACATAGCAGAACTTGACCACGATCAGGAAGGAGTCAGGCCCTCCAGGCAAACCTTCGAGGTTTACAGTGAAAGTCTTCTCTTGGGTGCTCTTAGATTCTTCATATTTGCGGGCTATCATCCCGCACTTTGATATGAGAGGAAACTGGAACACGAAAACCAACCACATTTGTCACAAAATTTGCTCAAATCTTCCATTGTCCAAAATTCAGCTCAAAGATTATATCATCACTCAGTAGTCAGTCAGAAAATGACCAGCACGCGCAAACTTAAGCAATCTACCGAGAAAGAACGGGACTCGGATTGGGTATACCTTGTGAAGATGGAAGTTCACTCCATCCACGATGACGGTGACATCACTCGGCAAAGCTGAATTGCAGTACCTGCATAACCCATGAAGGCTCTCGGCATCAAAACTCAAATGGATTTAAACAGAACTCCCAGGAAACCAATTTCTATCCTCCAAAACTCGAAAAACTCGAAAcaaaatattatgtaattcGAAAAACCAAACAGGACAAACCGAACCTAAGGATTACTAGATTCTGAACTGTGCCTAGCAGCGGGAGTCCAAGTTCAAGCCTAGAGATGATTAACCCAGCGAATATGATGTTGAGACAATCAGACACCAATCGGGTTCGGCTATCGAAATCACACCATCCAAAATGAATACTTCCACATACGGAGTCGAAACACAGATTGCCAGAGAAAATCAACATTAACCGAAAATTTAGGTTCAACGGTACACGAAATGGGACCTCTCACccccaaccaaaaaaaaaaaaaaaacaaaaacaaaaacagcaCTCCAGTT of the Punica granatum isolate Tunisia-2019 chromosome 6, ASM765513v2, whole genome shotgun sequence genome contains:
- the LOC116210792 gene encoding BTB/POZ domain-containing protein At3g44820, coding for MPPPAGKVSGLHREGDDWYCNSALPSDVTVIVDGVNFHLHKFPLISKCGMIARKYEESKSTQEKTFTVNLEGLPGGPDSFLIVVKFCYVMRFDLTPRNIVPVYCAADFLKMTDEYGEGNLLSECESYFHKHVLKNWKDCILALQGAEPVIATAEKLQIVGKCLDAISIMVCTDPSLFGWPMMMYGRLQSPGGSILWNGINTGARIRSSDSDWWVEDISYLNVALFERLIKAMAARGIREENLANAVMYYARKYLPGLGRWPTGPSGKARTVTSFSLVPLTVDQRVLLESIVRLLPNKKGKSYCRFLLGLLRVASILDVDRACKDSLERAVGMQLELATLEGLLIPSYSSDSDTLYDTDTVERIVHYFVSLESNATSFSPSSCDMEVSPSSGPLTEVAKLIDAYLAEVASDVNLKPHKIRYLAEALPESSRTLHDGLYRAVDIYFKAHPWLSDKEKEELCNIIDYQKLSIDACAHASQNNRLPLRVVLQVLFFEQMQLRTALAGCLHILDTESGTQAGAIVPSDMAGQIVQRDGWVSVVRENQVLKVDMEKMRSRVGELEEEFSRIKQEMKRVTKSHSSLSSPHLVQKIGCKLLPGPSDAHQAEKPGAGGSSAPRISDERGRPSHHSRHRKSFSLFS